The Malus domestica chromosome 10, GDT2T_hap1 genome contains a region encoding:
- the LOC103454455 gene encoding TMV resistance protein N, whose translation MALSTQRASASFVLNESAPRWKYDVFLSFRGVDTRKGFVSHLYHELCNCQGITTFMDDRDLEGGTSIHLELPSAIKESHIAIVVLSPNYAFSKWCLNELTAILQCMESRNSILPVFYETDPSDVGNQRGRFAEAFAKHEENSSSTEDKRKVVQWKADLKRVSKICGWHSKEYKSESEIIQQLVKSVWRKVQATFPLLDSSQELVGVNSGLEQLSSLLAHDVNDVRYIGITGMGGIGKTTLAKLVYDRIFHHFEVHCFLENVREASKADPTLIRLQKTLLSPMLKEKILTQQWGINYTKRCLWNKKVLLVLDDVDHINQLQVLAGKEDWFGMGSIILITTRNERLLVEHGITLCHSVKVLNDDEALALFSLHAFKKNLPDDGFLELSKYFINYAGGLPLALKTLGSTLFKRGLHDWNSVRDNLSKVPNPTIFDKLKISYDGLEEMEKSFFLDVACLHKGKHREEIIEILDNSFGISSCYRINVLIERSLLYQDHNKCIRMHDLIQEMAWTIIGHYSTEPGQHSRLWLYNDICHIFTTNTGTGAIEAISLRLPQVEEALQWNCEAFFKMDGLRFLEFDNLIFSSGPKFLPCSLRIINWSFYPSSFLPTSFHPRFLAQLKMRESNLVRLWEGKVDLPYLKCIDLTDSNKLKSTPNFSGLPNLVDLILRNCKNLVEIHPSIAILKRLKHLFLSGCESIKSLPSEVEMDSLQSLDLVGCSNVKKIPEFGEQMKNLFTLDLSETAIEKIPSSIGHLVGLRELHVRNCKNLLNLPRAICNLKSLKHLQYGIDYDAAPCGSDGKASERWGGLLRLLGLEKSRPDPLPWWSSVLSSLNRFCSLTHLQLKKRNIQEGDIPDDIGCLSSLEELDLCGNNFISLPESIRRLSKLRKLILVRCKSLQQLPPLPSQSESEFDYDWTWNLFVHVDICTSLRRFSDPSNLYGVWVTCLNCIALVPDEGWIKTILSGVVRYAPFGPMNAVIPGSEIPEWFNNQNVGHSINVEVPPGDDLLELVICAVFQDPSQNLANPAALRHYDNFEIMCFGNPPIGTNGVKYGIGSLVSEHLWIFSCLCPLREDCHQKLLSFETFFDGKLKADWHVVKKCGARLVYKQDLKELNRKLLK comes from the exons ATGGCATTAAGCACCCAAAGAGCCTCGGCATCTTTTGTTTTGAATGAATCAGCTCCTCGATGGAAGTATGATGTGTTTTTGAGTTTCAGGGGTGTAGACACCCGCAAGGGTTTTGTATCCCATTTATACCATGAATTGTGCAATTGCCAAGGAATTACGACTTTCATGGACGATCGAGATCTTGAAGGAGGAACAAGTATTCATCTTGAGCTCCCGAGTGCGATCAAAGAATCGCACATTGCAATCGTTGTTCTCTCACCAAACTATGCTTTTTCCAAATGGTGCTTGAATGAACTTACAGCCATTCTTCAATGCATGGAATCCAGGAACTCTATTCTGCCGGTCTTTTATGAGACAGATCCATCTGACGTTGGAAATCAACGGGGACGTTTTGCCGAAGCCTTCGCGAAGCATGAAGAAAATTCGAGCAGTACCGAAGATAAAAGGAAGGTGGTCCAATGGAAAGCTGATCTAAAAAGAGTGTCCAAAATTTGTGGTTGGCATTCGAAGGAATATAA GAGCGAAAGTGAGATTATACAACAACTCGTCAAAAGTGTGTGGAGGAAAGTGCAAGCTACATTCCCGTTGTTAGATTCCTCACAGGAATTAGTTGGGGTTAATTCTGGGCTTGAGCAACTAAGTTCGTTGTTAGCTCATGATGTCAATGATGTTCGCTATATAGGGATAACGGGGATGGGTGGCATTGGTAAGACAACCCTTGCTAAGCTAGTTTATGATAGAATCTTCCATCATTTTGAAGTTCACTGCTTTCTTGAAAACGTTAGAGAGGCTTCTAAAGCAGACCCTACTCTAATTCGTCTTCAAAAAACACTTCTTTCGCCGATGTTGAAAGAAAAGATTCTCACACAACAATGGGGAATCAATTACACCAAGAGATGCTTATGGAACAAAAAGGTTCTTCTTGTACTTGATGATGTGGATCACATAAACCAACTACAAGTACTAGCTGGAAAGGAAGATTGGTTTGGCATGGGAAGCATAATTCTCATTACAACTAGAAATGAACGTCTGCTAGTCGAGCATGGCATAACATTATGTCATAGTGTCAAAGTGTTAAATGATGATGAAGCTCTTGCGCTGTTTAGCCTGCATGCCTTTAAGAAAAATCTGCCTGATGATGGGTTTTTGGAACTGTCTAAGTATTTCATTAATTATGCTGGAGGCCTTCCATTAGCTCTAAAAACTTTGGGGTCGACATTGTTTAAGAGAGGGCTACATGATTGGAATAGTGTGCGGGATAATCTGTCAAAAGTTCCTAATCCAACAATTTTTGATAAACTTAAAATAAGTTATGATGGACTAGAAGAGATGGAGAAGAGCTTTTTTCTTGATGTTGCATGTCTCCACAAAGGGAAGCACCGGGAGGAAATAATTGAAATACTAGATAATTCTTTTGGAATTTCTAGTTGTTATAGGATAAATGTACTAATTGAGAGATCTCTCCTCTATCAAGATCACAATAAATGCATACGGATGCATGATTTGATACAAGAAATGGCATGGACAATTATTGGTCACTACTCTACAGAACCTGGTCAACACAGTAGGTTGTGGCTTTACAATGACATCTGTCATATATTCACAACGAATACG GGAACGGGAGCAATTGAAGCCATATCATTACGGCTGCCCCAAGTAGAAGAGGCACTCCAGTGGAATTGCGAAGCCTTCTTTAAGATGGATGGACTAAGGTTTTTGGAATTCGATAATTTGATCTTTTCTTCAGGCCCCAAATTTCTTCCATGTTCCTTGAGAATTATAAATTGGAGTTTCTATCCTTCTAGTTTTCTTCCAACCAGCTTTCACCCGCGCTTCCTTGCTCAACTTAAGATGCGTGAAAGCAATCTTGTTCGACTTTGGGAGGGAAAAGTG GACTTGCCATACTTGAAATGTATCGATCTTACCGATTCCAATAAATTGAAGAGTACCCCAAATTTCAGTGGTCTTCCAAATCTTGTGGATTTGATTCTTCGGAATTGTAAGAATTTAGTTGAGATACACCCGTCTATTGCAATCCTCAAAAGACTTAAACATTTGTTTCTCAGTGGCTGTGAAAGCATTAAGAGCCTCCCAAGTGAGGTTGAAATGGACTCTCTTCAATCTTTAGATCTTGTTGGCTGCTCAAATGTGAAAAAGATTCCAGAATTTGGGGAGCAGATGAAGAATTTATTCACGCTTGACTTAAGTGAGACTGCGATCGAGAAAATACCTTCATCAATTGGACATCTGGTTGGCCTTAGGGAATTGCATGTAAGGAATTGCAAAAATCTCTTGAACCTTCCAAGGGCTATTTGTAATTTGAAGTCTCTCAAACATCTACAATATGGGATCGACTATGACGCAGCCCCTTGTGGATCGGATGGTAAAGCAAGCGAGCGGTGGGGGGGCCTTCTCCGCTTATTAGGACTTGAAAAGAGTCGCCCTGATCCTCTTCCTTGGTGGAGTTCGGTGTTGTCTTCTCTAAATCGTTTCTGCTCTTTGACACACTTACAGCTAAAGAAACGTAATATCCAGGAGGGGGATATCCCCGATGATATTGGCTGCTTGTCTTCATTGGAAGAATTGGATCTTTGTGGAAATAATTTCATCAGTCTACCTGAAAGCATTAGACGCCTTTCTAAGCTTAGGAAACTTATTCTGGTGAGGTGCAAAAGCCTTCAACAATTGCCACCTCTTCCATCACAGAGCGAAAGTGAATTTGACTATGACTGGACCTGGAACTTATTTGTTCATGTAGACATTTGCACTTCCTTACGAAGGTTCTCAGATCCATCCAATTTGTATGGTGTTTGGGTCACTTGCCTGAATTGCATTGCATTGGTTCCAGATGAAGGCTGGATTAAGACAATACTCTCAGGGGTTGTAAGATACgcg CCATTCGGTCCGATGAACGCTGTAATCCCTGGAAGTGAAATCCCAGAGTGGTTCAATAATCAGAATGTGGGACATTCAATAAATGTGGAGGTTCCTCCAGGTGACGACTTGCTGGAGCTTGTCATCTGTGCTGTTTTTCAAGACCCTTCCCAAAACTTGGCAAATCCAGCTGCCCTTCGTCATTATGATAATTTCGAAATTATGTGTTTTGGGAACCCTCCTATAGGTACTAATGGTGTGAAATACGGCATAGGGTCTCTTGTGTCAGAACACCTTTGGATATTTTCTTGTCTGTGTCCTCTTCGTGAAGATTGTCATCAGAAACTGTTATCTTTCGAAACTTTTTTTGATGGGAAACTAAAAGCAGATTGGCATGTGGTGAAGAAGTGTGGGGCTCGTTTGGTGTACAAGCAAGATTTGAAAGAACTCAACCGAAAACTACTGAAATGA